The genomic interval TGACGCGCCTGCAACCGGACCAGCAGATAGTGGCGACGTAGACGGATACTGTAAACTTCCAGACGGCAGCGTACACGCCTACAAGAATATTGGGGGTAGTGGCTTCGTTGCAGTGTACGGCGGAGGCGGTTCGAATGCGACAGGTCAAGCAGGACTCGGATACGGGATGTCCAATTCAGCAATGCCGACTATGGATAAACCAGGAGGCATCGGAGGAGGCGGGCCAAGTGGACGGGTGACGTCTCCGGCGTCTGCGGCGGCGAGAGGGTTGACCGGCGGTGCTAGAGTTGGGGGGGTGAAGAGCCTCACTGGCACGGCAAGCGTCGGCGGATCAATTGGGCGTGCGCTCCCTGTACTAGGTGCATTGTCCATGTTCGCGGAGTTCGAATCGTATTGGGATGCTCCAACGTGCACCGACATTCCGACAAGAAGAGAAGCAAGTAGATGAATAGATCGGCTGGACTGTCCCGGGATCGCATAAGAGAGGAATTGCAAGCGATTTTGCGTCGGATTGTCGCGTCAAATATAGATATTTCAGAGTTAACTGAAATATTTGGTGATCTTGGAATAGCCGGCGACGATGCATGGGATTTTATTAGCGAAATTAGAAATAGTTTCGGAACGCGCTTCGATGGGTTTAATTTTAATGATTATTTCCAGAACGAAGAGGAAGCTCTCATGGCGCACATTGGAAGGCTATTGGGATTTTGCAGACGCTCAAAAAAGAAGCTCACTATATGTCATTTGATTGATGTAGTTCAAAATGGTGCATGGTTCGAGTAGGCGTCTGCACTTCGCATGCCATCGATCCCGCGCATCGAGAGTGTCAGAAGAAGAATACCTGCGTCGAGTAAGATCGAGGTCTCTTGGAACGGAATGTGTGCCTACAATCTGGAAGTACAGGGTTGATTGCATTTTCCGCCAACCATCCGTCTCATCGCGCTTCTCGAAAACAATACGATGTGGCCGGATCATCCGTACACCTACCATATCCGCGACGGCGCGGAGCACCGCCGCGCCGGCGCGGGACGGTCTGCAACCGGCGATTTCCTTCGACGCGAACCCTTCGCGGCTCCTGGACCTATAACGGCCTGGGCCAGGTCTTGAGCGAGACCGACCCCACGGGCCTGCGCACCCGCTACACCTACAACGGATCGCACTATCTCGCGTCCGTCATCGCCTCGGACGGGGCGCTGAACCTGACCACATCCTTCGGCTATGACGCGGCCGGCAACGTGACGAGCCTGACCGATCCCAGGGGCAACAGCCACACCGCCACATACGACCGCAACCGGCGCATCACCGAATGGGACGCGCCGCTGGGGGCCGTCACGCAGTGGACCTACGACCCCACGGGCCTGCTGCTGACCCTGAAGCGCGCCACCGGCAATGGCGGGGCGCCCTGGGCGACCACCGGCTTCACCTATTGGCCGACCGGCAAGGTGCACACCAGCACCGACCCCGACGGGGCGGTGACGGTGACCGAGCACGACGCCCTGGGCCGCGCCTCCAAGGTGACCGATCCGATGGGCCGGGCGGTCTCCACCACCTACGATCTCATCGGCGAGGTTCTGCAGGAGCGCCATGCGGCGGGCACGGCGTCCGAGATCGTCTATGCCACCCACACCTGGTCGCCGGACGGCAAGGAGCTCTCGGTCGCCGACGCCAACGGCAACCTCACCGCTTACGCCTATGACGGCTTCGACCGCATGGCGCGGCAGACCTATCCCTCGCCGACCACGGCGGGCCTGACCAACCCTTCGGACTACGAGGCCTTCGTCTACGACGCCAACGGCAACGTCACCGGCCACCGCATCCGCGGCGGGGTCACCATCACTTCGACCTACGATGCGCTCGACCGCCTGATCCGGCGGCTGGTCCCGGCCTTCGGCGCGCAGGGCGCCGACGTGACCACCGCCACCGCCTACGACCGCGCCGGCCGCGAGACCGCCGTCTCCGACACGCTGGGCAACACCATCGTCTCGGCCTACGACACGGCGGGGCGGCTCTCCGCCACCACCCGCACCACCCCGGCGCTCGCGGCCAGGACCGTCTCCTACCAGTACGACGCCGCCTCCAACCGCACCCGGCTGACCTGGCCGGACGGCTATTACGTGCAATATGCCTTCGATGCGCTCGACCGCATGAGCACGGCGAGCGAGAACGGCGCCACGACGCTCGGCACCTACAGCTACGATCCGATGTCGCGGCGCACCGGCCTCGCCTATGGCAATGGGACGGCGATCACGTACGGCTACACCCCTGCCGGCGACCTGGTCTCGCTGGTACACGATCTCGCCGGGACCGCCAACGACGCCACGACGACGCTCACCCACAACCTGGCGCACCAGCTCTCCGGCGAGAGCGTCACCAACCCCGCCTGGCGGCTGGCCTCGCCCGCGACGGGCTCGACGACCTATGTCCCGAACGGTTTGAATCAGTATGCCAGCGTCGGCGGATCAGGCCTGACCTACGACGCCGACGGCAACCTGACCACGGACGGCGCCTGGACCTACGGCTATGACGGCGAGAACCGCCTGCTCGTCGCCAAGACCGCCGGCACGCTGGCCGTCTATGCCTACGATCCGCGCGGCCGGCGCACGACCAAGGGCATCACTATCCCCGCGGCGCCCTTGTGGGGCACTGCCGTCTGGGGCGCCTTTACCTGGACCGCCGCCGCCACCACGACCACCAGCTTCCTCCACGACGGCGACAACGAGATCGCCGAATACGACGGCGCCGGCGCGCTCATCCGCCGCTTCATCCCCGGACCGGCCATCGACCAGCCCATCGCCATGGTCGCGGCGGCGGGGACCCGCACCTATGTCCACACCAACCGCCAGGGCAGCGTGGTCACGATGTCCAACGCGTCGGGAGCGCCGGCAGAGGGGCCATACGCCTATGATGCTTATGGCACGTGCACCGTCTCCGGCGCTCCCTGCGCGATGCCGACGTCCACGACCATCCCCTTCCGCTACACCGGCCGCTACCTCGATGCCGAGACCGGCCTCTATTACTACCGGGCCCGATACTACTCGTCCGTACACGGACGCTTCCTCCAGACCGATCCCGTCGGGTATGAGGATGACTTCAACCTCTATCTCTACGTGAAGAATGATCCGACGGATAAGGGAGATCCGACGGGAAAGTGTTATCCGGTTTGCACAGTAGCTATTGGAGCTGCCATCGGCGGCGCCGTCGGACTGGGGGTATATCTTGCGACAAGCGACCATCCGACTTTTACCGGCGCGTTAGCCAACACAGCAGAAGGCGCCGTCGTAGGTGCAGTTGCCGGCTCTGGTGCTGGGTTGTTGACAATAGCGGCAGTCGGCGGTGGCGCTCATGCTGTGCAAAGCGTCGTTACAGCGGCGTCAGAAGGGAATTTGGGGCGCTATGGCGATACACCCGGAAAAAATGCTGCTGTAGTCGTAACCGATGTGGCAACCGGCGCAGCGGCGGCGGTCGTGGGCGGAAAGATCGCAGACGTTGGCGCGCGAGGAGCGGCGGCTCTTGCCGGCCGGATACTCAGCCCAGCGGCACAAGCAGAAGCCCGGGCCGCGGCTATTCCACTTGCCGAAGCCGGCGGTCGTCGCGCGTCTGAGGTCGGCACTGGTTTGCTTCAAGGAAAAGCTGAAGGTGCATTGAATTCACTTATTAATGGTTCGCCTCAAAAAAAACTCGCACCGGAGAAAGAACCCGAAAGCTTACGGCGCTAGGTAGGACACATGAACTTTCTATATCGACTTATCGTGCTCGTCGCGAAAAAAAACTTGAACCTTGTTCTGACCCTTATCCTCGGAACAGCACTGTTGATCGTTCTAAATTCTTTGGGACAGACGGTGTTTAATTTTGAATTGGCGCTGAGGATAGGCCCTTTTGCTTTGATAGCAGGTCTTGTTGTCACGTTTATTGTAATTTGGCCCATTTGGATACTCCGAGTACGGCAAGCCGCTCACCGCAAGAATCAGACCTTTGGACGGTTTGTCCGGAGTTCTGCCTACCTGGATTTGCTCGCCGATCATAAAAGGAAGCTAGACGAACCCTGATCACGTAGCGGGGACGAGCGTGGACCTGACCTATACGGTGCCGCCGACGGCGGACGGCGTCGAATCGTCCTGGTGGCCGCTGCTCACCGACGTCTCCAACTCGCTCGGCCGGCACCTGACGCTCGCCTACGCGGCCGCGCCCGGCGCCGGGGTGATGACGGTGAGCGACGCCACCGATCCGGCCCATCCGCGGACCGCGACCTTCGACGGGGTCGCTTGCAAAGCCTCGCCCTGGCTCAAGCAGAGCGACTACACCGCCCCCTGCTCGACGTAAGCGTCCGGCCTGGCACGCCTTGCGCGTTGTTGCGGTGACTTGAGGATAGGTCATTGGAGCGTCGCTGATTGAGCGGCTCAAGTCACCGGGACCGTCCCTATGTCTGGACAGATGACCAGGGTGTTCGTTGCGGATGCGCGTCGGCGTTGGGGCGATGAAGAGAAGCAGGCGATTATCGAGGAGAGCAAGACGAGCCCGGTGGCGCGGGTGGCGAAGAAGCACGGGGTGGCGACGAGCCTGCTGTTCCGCTGGCGCAAGCAGCAAGGTATCTGGTCCGGACGCCCGCCTGTGCAACCGCCGAGCGGTGAGGGCTTTGTCCGCGTTGGGCTGGCGGCGCCCGCTGTGGCGCCGGTAAAATCCAGCCCTGGCAGCATCGAGATCGTGCTGGGCTCGGGCCGCCGCGTGGTGGTGAACGGAGATGTCGATGCGGTCGCGCTGCGGCGGGTGATCGAGGCGCTTGAGTCTTGATCCCGGTTCCGGCCGGCACGCAGGTATGGCTTTGCGCGGGCCACACCGACATGCGCAAGGGCTTCAACGGTCTGGCGCTGCGGGTGCAGGAAGTCCTCAAGCACGATCCGCATGGCGGGCACCTGTTCGTGTTCCGCGGCAAGCGGGGCGACCTCATCAAGCTGCTGTGGCATGACGGCCAGGGCCTGTGCCTGTTCGCCAAACGGCTGGAGCGCGGTCGCTTCATTTGGCCGGCAACGGCCGGCGAGGCGGTAACCATCTCGTCGGCACAACTTGGCTATCTGCTCGAAGGCATCGACTGGCGTGCGCCGCAGCGGACGTATCGTCCGGAACTTGCCGGATAGAGATATCCACGGCTCCCGTGCGGCACGCTGACTCGTGGGAAGTGCGCAGCAATCGCCTTGGGAAGCTTGCTGTGGTGGCATTGCGCCATGACGGTTGCTCCCGATTCGCTGCCCGACGATCCCCAGGCCCTGAAGGCGCTGGTGCGCGAGCAGGCGGCGCTGATCGAAGCCAAGGACGCCGAGTTGCGCGCGAAGGATTTGCGCATCGAACAGGTTTTGGCGCAACTGCATCGGCTCAAGCGCATGCAGTTCGGCCGTTCGTCGGAAAAGCTCGACCAGCAGATCGAGCAGCTCGAGTTGCTGCTGGACGATCTGCAGGAAAGCAGTGCCGCCGCCCCGGCCGCGCCTTCGCCAGCCTCGCCGGACACGCTGCAAAAGCCCGTGCGGCGGCCGTTGCCGGATCATCTGCCCCGCGAGACGATCCTGCATGCTACGCAATGCGCCTGTCCCCGTTGCGGCGGCGACTTGCGCCGTCTGGGCGAAGACGTCACCGAGCTGCTGGAGTATGTGCCGTCGTCGTTCAAGGTCATCCGGCATGTGCGGCCGAAGTTCTCGTGCCGCAGGTGCGAGGCGATCACCCAGGCGCCGTTGCCGTCGCTGCCGATCGAACGCGGCCGCCCAGGGCCTGGCCTGCTCGCCCATGTGCTGGTTGCCAAATACGCCGATCACTTGCCGCTCTATCGCCAGAGCGGGATTTACGAACGCCGCGGCATCGATCTGGAACGCTCGACCTTGGCGGACTGGGTGGGACGTGCGAGCGCGCTGCTTGCGCCTTTGGTCGATGCCCTGCGCAAAGACGTGATGGCATCCGATGTTCTCTTCGGTGACGACACGCCGGTGCCGGTGCTGGCGCCGGGAACCGGAAAGGCCAAAACCGGGCGGCTGTGGACCTATGTGCGTGATGAGCGGCCTCATAACGGCAAGCTCGCACCGGCAGCCGTCTACTTCTACTCGCCCGACCGCAAGGGTGAGCATCCGGCCTTGCATCTAAAGGCTTTTAAGGGGGTGCTGCATGCCGACGGCTATGCCGGCTTCAATGCCATCTTCGAGAAGGGCCAAATCGCCGAAGCCGCCTGCTGGGCGCATGTCCGGCGCAAGTTCTTCGACGTGCATGCCGCGAATGGCTCGCCCATCGCCAAGGAAGCGCTTGGCCGCATCGGCGCGCTCTATCGCGTCGAAGAAGAAGCCCGCGGCAGACCGCCCGACGAACGGCAAAGAGTGCGGCGGGAAAAGGCCAAGCCGTTGCTCGACGCGCTCCATGCCTGGCTTGCCGCGACGAAGCAAAAGCTGTCGCCAAAGACCGATCTTGCCGCGGCAATCCGCTATGCGCTCGGGCGATGGACGGCGCTCGCGCGATACCTCGACGACGGCCGGCTGGAGATCGACAACAATG from Rhizomicrobium sp. carries:
- a CDS encoding DUF1493 family protein codes for the protein MNRSAGLSRDRIREELQAILRRIVASNIDISELTEIFGDLGIAGDDAWDFISEIRNSFGTRFDGFNFNDYFQNEEEALMAHIGRLLGFCRRSKKKLTICHLIDVVQNGAWFE
- a CDS encoding IS66 family transposase, coding for MTVAPDSLPDDPQALKALVREQAALIEAKDAELRAKDLRIEQVLAQLHRLKRMQFGRSSEKLDQQIEQLELLLDDLQESSAAAPAAPSPASPDTLQKPVRRPLPDHLPRETILHATQCACPRCGGDLRRLGEDVTELLEYVPSSFKVIRHVRPKFSCRRCEAITQAPLPSLPIERGRPGPGLLAHVLVAKYADHLPLYRQSGIYERRGIDLERSTLADWVGRASALLAPLVDALRKDVMASDVLFGDDTPVPVLAPGTGKAKTGRLWTYVRDERPHNGKLAPAAVYFYSPDRKGEHPALHLKAFKGVLHADGYAGFNAIFEKGQIAEAACWAHVRRKFFDVHAANGSPIAKEALGRIGALYRVEEEARGRPPDERQRVRREKAKPLLDALHAWLAATKQKLSPKTDLAAAIRYALGRWTALARYLDDGRLEIDNNAAERSIRPLALGRKNYLFAGSDAGGERAAAIYSLIETAKLNGLDPEAWLRDVTARIADHPINRITEILPWNWAAIPLAKAA
- a CDS encoding transposase; its protein translation is MTRVFVADARRRWGDEEKQAIIEESKTSPVARVAKKHGVATSLLFRWRKQQGIWSGRPPVQPPSGEGFVRVGLAAPAVAPVKSSPGSIEIVLGSGRRVVVNGDVDAVALRRVIEALES
- a CDS encoding RHS repeat-associated core domain-containing protein, with amino-acid sequence MAGSSVHLPYPRRRGAPPRRRGTVCNRRFPSTRTLRGSWTYNGLGQVLSETDPTGLRTRYTYNGSHYLASVIASDGALNLTTSFGYDAAGNVTSLTDPRGNSHTATYDRNRRITEWDAPLGAVTQWTYDPTGLLLTLKRATGNGGAPWATTGFTYWPTGKVHTSTDPDGAVTVTEHDALGRASKVTDPMGRAVSTTYDLIGEVLQERHAAGTASEIVYATHTWSPDGKELSVADANGNLTAYAYDGFDRMARQTYPSPTTAGLTNPSDYEAFVYDANGNVTGHRIRGGVTITSTYDALDRLIRRLVPAFGAQGADVTTATAYDRAGRETAVSDTLGNTIVSAYDTAGRLSATTRTTPALAARTVSYQYDAASNRTRLTWPDGYYVQYAFDALDRMSTASENGATTLGTYSYDPMSRRTGLAYGNGTAITYGYTPAGDLVSLVHDLAGTANDATTTLTHNLAHQLSGESVTNPAWRLASPATGSTTYVPNGLNQYASVGGSGLTYDADGNLTTDGAWTYGYDGENRLLVAKTAGTLAVYAYDPRGRRTTKGITIPAAPLWGTAVWGAFTWTAAATTTTSFLHDGDNEIAEYDGAGALIRRFIPGPAIDQPIAMVAAAGTRTYVHTNRQGSVVTMSNASGAPAEGPYAYDAYGTCTVSGAPCAMPTSTTIPFRYTGRYLDAETGLYYYRARYYSSVHGRFLQTDPVGYEDDFNLYLYVKNDPTDKGDPTGKCYPVCTVAIGAAIGGAVGLGVYLATSDHPTFTGALANTAEGAVVGAVAGSGAGLLTIAAVGGGAHAVQSVVTAASEGNLGRYGDTPGKNAAVVVTDVATGAAAAVVGGKIADVGARGAAALAGRILSPAAQAEARAAAIPLAEAGGRRASEVGTGLLQGKAEGALNSLINGSPQKKLAPEKEPESLRR
- the tnpB gene encoding IS66 family insertion sequence element accessory protein TnpB (TnpB, as the term is used for proteins encoded by IS66 family insertion elements, is considered an accessory protein, since TnpC, encoded by a neighboring gene, is a DDE family transposase.), with protein sequence MIPVPAGTQVWLCAGHTDMRKGFNGLALRVQEVLKHDPHGGHLFVFRGKRGDLIKLLWHDGQGLCLFAKRLERGRFIWPATAGEAVTISSAQLGYLLEGIDWRAPQRTYRPELAG